ACCCCCCTACCTTTCTTCCTCGGGTCTGCATAGGAGAGACGAGCCCTACCATCTTTCTCATCTCTTCCACAGCTAACGAGGAGGTCTCCGCTCGAGTTCTCTCGCTCAGCAATGGAGATGAGAAAGATCGCCTGTGCCGTCCTCATCGCTGCCGCCTCGGCCACCACCACTCTGGCAGCTGAGGCCCCTGCCCCTGGCCCCGCCAGTGCTTCCTTCGCCATCAACCCCGCGATGGGGGCCGCGATCGGGGCCTCCCTCCTCTCCTTCTTTGCCTTGTACCTGCAGTAACCTCACAAgaacaaagaaagaaggaaggaagCAGCAGCAGCCGCTTCATTCAGGGAGGGTTTGCTGTATAATGGTTCTTGTCGTTGACATCGATCCGTATTCTTTCGTTTTTGTTCTCCTACTGTCATTTCTTTCTAATTTAATTGATGTCAAAGAGGATACGGTGCGTGGTGTTCGTACTAGTGCGATTGGTTAATGAACCACAAGAAATAAAATCCATAATTGGCTACGTATTTATTTTCGGCATTGCTTTGGTTGGAGATCTTATGGTGTGCCTGCAAATGCATGAGTCGCACACCggatcacctctctctctctctctctctctctgtgacggGAGTCCGCATATGCGAGCAATTTGATTTCGACCGCCAACCATAACACAGAAAAGCTTTGAGCAATTCATTGCTCATAATTACTTGGCCCTTGTAACTCCGATTCCCAAGAATTCAACGATTTGCTTAGCGTTTATCTTGATTGTCGTTTTAGGGTCTTTCCTACTGTGATTTCATTGTCAGGTTTTGAGATATTCATGCCAGAAAGCATCATACATAGAGGaggtttagaaaaaaaaaaagccccGAGATTAAGATTATTATCCGTCGCAACTAACAGGAAATTCGATCCACCGATTACCAAACCTTAAGAACCTGATGGCTGACAAATCATCGACGATCATGTTAACCTGATAATACCTTATTACCTCAGGAGCTCTACTTGTTTCTTCGATGCATGGTAGTCTGTGTGACCCGATCTTGTTCACGTCTCTCTTCCCAAATTACGAACACTCGGAATAATTTAACTGAGACAGACTCAAATCGTAGTGACAATCATTACGGAGTCCAATATAAAAAAAATGCGATGAGTCCATATTCAAAGAATATATAGCGTACATGAATTAAACAGTATGAATCAAAGGAATCAATGTTTTTGTAATTCTCCCCTTCCGCGCACGTGTTCGTCCATCATCCTCTTGGGTAAAGCACAAGAGATCTAAGATATTGATGGGATAAAAAGAGATAACAAACTTTatatacaaacaaatataagtaggTTATAACACAcaacaaaattaaataaaatcataataaaatatgacaccaagatttacgtgaaaaattCCTTTAATgtaaagggtaaaaatcacggggcaaaccaaagaaaatttactataaaaataatgaatatataaatctcagagtctcttgcccaaaacctaagcagcaatcacaaaagaataactgACATACAAGGATTGTGTTActatacataatataaaaaatctccccaagtaatcagtgttactatgcataatataaaaaatatctccAAGTAATCATAatgagaatctactatagatctgatctaacctgagatgaaaatactgcctagatgattgagaatagtctctctgcattatccttatcttttttcctttctttcttttgtttttctaccATTTTCTCATCTTTTTTTGAATCACATTATTGTTGTAGTTTTTTGCCCCTATTATTGTagttttctccctcttttttgtAGTCTCTATTGTTGTTAAAGCCTACTATGGGCTGAAGTAATAGGCTGttaacccaacaacctccccctttagcccataaAGGAGGTTATCTCATGACTCCTCAACGTGAAATCATGCCGATCAACTATTGGCACATCTCCTACCTTTCTTTCGGTAAAGTCTTTGTTAACATATTTGCTCCATTATtatatgtatgaattttctgaagttgcaactatttctcttcaagtacattttGACTTGAAATGAAAATGACACTCTATATGTCACAATTCACCATATAGTTTTCTTGTTTCAATTTAAATTCTTATtaaaattctttcatccataatatttctttataaATATCTGTAGTAGTAATATATTCTGCCTTTGTGGTGGAGAAAGCAATATACATTTACAATCTGAATTACCATGACACAACTTcctctgcaaaagtaagtacaaaacctGATGTGGATTTCCTTATATTTATATATCTCTTGTCGTATCTGCATCTGTATAACCTGTCAGCATAGATGGTCCATCTTTAAAACTTAAATAAACTTTAGAGcttcctttgagatatctaaggaTCCACTTCACTACTACCCAATGCTCTTtgtttggatttgcaagaaatatgCTAGTTACACCTACTACATATGTGATGTCTGGCCTTGtacatatcattgcatacattaaactttcaactattgaagcataagaaatcttttacattttctttttctcctcgtcACTTAACGAACTCTATtctaagcacaacttgaagtgacctgcaagagtagAACCAACTGACTTTCCATTATTCATAGtgaacctttccaataccttctagaTGTATTTCTCATatgacaatcaaatcttcttattttttctatcatgggaaatctgcatgcctagtatttgtttTACTGGCCCCAAGTCATTTATTATAAAAGACTCACTCAATTCCTTCTTCAACGTGTTAgttgtagacatatctttcccaaggataagcatgtcatcaac
This genomic stretch from Musa acuminata AAA Group cultivar baxijiao chromosome BXJ3-9, Cavendish_Baxijiao_AAA, whole genome shotgun sequence harbors:
- the LOC103974674 gene encoding arabinogalactan protein 23-like, which produces MEMRKIACAVLIAAASATTTLAAEAPAPGPASASFAINPAMGAAIGASLLSFFALYLQ